The proteins below are encoded in one region of Pseudonocardia sp. DSM 110487:
- the yidD gene encoding membrane protein insertion efficiency factor YidD yields MPDERRSPLTRLPIALLRGYQRWVSPAFPPTCRFYPTCSAYAVEALQVHGLLRGSWLTVVRLARCAPWHPGGVDPVPPRRSHPARKNIEEQAPC; encoded by the coding sequence GTGCCTGACGAGCGGCGTTCCCCGCTGACGCGGCTGCCCATCGCGCTCCTGCGTGGTTACCAGCGCTGGGTCTCCCCCGCGTTCCCTCCGACCTGCCGCTTCTACCCCACCTGCAGCGCATACGCGGTCGAGGCGTTGCAGGTGCACGGTCTGCTGCGTGGTTCGTGGCTCACGGTCGTGAGGTTGGCGCGCTGCGCACCATGGCACCCTGGCGGAGTCGACCCGGTGCCGCCGCGCCGATCCCACCCGGCCCGGAAGAACATCGAGGAGCAAGCCCCGTGCTGA
- the rnpA gene encoding ribonuclease P protein component, with translation MLPAGSRLRRRDEFVAVLRRGLRSGRTRLVVHMRCPADGGAPRAGLVVSKAVGGSVVRHRVSRRLRHLLAPRLGELPDGAMLVIRALPPAADATSAELGGDLDAGIRGVLQKHAARVGTRRA, from the coding sequence GTGCTGCCGGCCGGGTCCCGGCTCAGGCGCCGGGACGAGTTCGTCGCCGTCCTCCGGCGAGGGCTGCGCAGCGGCCGGACGAGACTCGTGGTGCACATGCGCTGTCCTGCGGACGGTGGCGCTCCGCGTGCCGGTCTGGTGGTGAGCAAGGCCGTCGGCGGCTCCGTGGTCCGCCATCGGGTGAGCCGCCGGCTGCGTCATCTCCTCGCGCCGCGGCTCGGCGAGCTCCCCGACGGGGCCATGCTCGTGATCAGGGCGCTGCCGCCCGCTGCCGACGCCACATCGGCCGAGCTGGGTGGCGACCTCGACGCGGGCATCCGGGGCGTCCTGCAGAAGCACGCTGCTCGTGTTGGAACGCGCCGTGCCTGA
- the rpmH gene encoding 50S ribosomal protein L34 codes for MSKGKRTFQPNNRRRARTHGFRLRMRTRAGRAIVAARRGKGRQRLSA; via the coding sequence GTGAGCAAGGGCAAGCGCACCTTCCAGCCCAACAACCGCCGCCGGGCCCGTACGCACGGCTTCAGGCTGCGCATGCGAACCCGCGCGGGGCGCGCGATCGTCGCGGCCCGCCGTGGCAAGGGCCGCCAGCGGCTCTCCGCCTGA